CGTCCAGTAGGCCTCGGGGCTGACCAACTGGGCGATGTTGAGTGCGACCGTGATCGCGATGACGTAGATGAAAAGCGCAGCCAGGTTCGAGATGATCCCGACTGTCGATGTCCCCAGACTCCGTGCGGTCCGCTCGAACGGCGTCCCCTCGACGGCCTCCTGGACGCCGAGTTCGTCCATGAACCGCCGTGAAGCACGCCAGACCAGATACCCGACGATGATCCCGAGGAGGAGGATCGCGATAGCGATGATCAACGTCCCCTCCGGGGAGAATATCGTCCGGATGGCGTTTGGCCAGTTGAATCCAGACTGCATCGTCAGTACTCCTCTGGATCGATCTCCAGGACGAGTTCACCGCCTTTGAACGCCCGAACCATCCCATCGCTCTCCGAGAGCACGATCGCCGTCGCGTTCGTGTCCCGGGTGATAGCACCGCCAGCCATGTGCCGGGCACCGAGCCCTTTCGGGATGTCGACTCCTTCGGCGGACGGTTCGAGGTACCGGTACGCCGAGACGATCTTCCCCGAGTCCGAGATGATGAAGGCACCGTCGAGCCGCGAGAACTCCTTGAGCATCACGTTGACGATGGGGTCGCCGACGTGGACGTGGGACTTCTCGAAGGGGTTGTACGACAGCGGCCGGGACTTGTTCATCACCTTCCCGGCGTCCCCGACGACGAACAGGGCACCGACCGGCTTGCCTTTCTGGCCTTTCTTGCCCAGTTCGATTGCGACTTCCAGGACATCCCGGACAACATCCGGTTCGGCCCGGGAGTTGGTGAACAGATCGTAGACGCCCGACGGCGAGAACGTGTCCGTCTGGACGCGGACGACGGAGTTCGTCGTCCCGCCGAAGATATCCGCGATACAGACGATCTCGTCGCCTTCTTCGACGACCCCCAGTTCCAGCGCCCCTTCGATCCCGAACCGGACCCGGCCTTCGAGGTCGATGAACTCGATGGGGAGTCCGACGAACTCCTCGGCTCCGACGGTGTTCTCGCTCGCGACGACGACCACCGAGACCTCCGTCACGTCCGCGAACCGCTCGAAGAACGCGGCCGTCGGCGAGAAGAGGAACACCGCATCGACGTCGGCGACGACATCGCCTAACAACTCCTGCAACTCGTTCATTGTACCTATCACGCATCTAGACACGAAAAAAGGTTGCGGGCGTCTGACGGTCCGAGCCGGTGGTCAACGCCCACGCATGGAGTCGAAGCTCGCTGATAGGAACGCGTCGAACGCCCCGCTCTCGGCGTGGCAGTGGGCGTACGTTCCCACCGTCCGGTACTCGGTCAGTCCATCGTGATCGCCGTCGATTCCCTCGCCCCGGACGACATCGAACGCGAAGGTTGCGTCGTCGGCCACCGACGCCTCCGAGTAGTGGAACTCGTGGCCGCGGCGCCGTTCACCGTTCCCAGCCGTCACCGTCTCCCGCCGGGCGCTGAGTTCGACGTGATCGAGCGCCTGGTACCGTTCGCGCATCCGGACCTGTGCCGGGAGGACCCCGGCCATCCCGTAGCGGTCGCCCTCGACGGTCGTCAGCGACTCCGAGAGTGCCATCAGCCCGCCACACTCCCCGTAAACCGGGAGGCCCTCGGCCGCTCGATCGGCCAGTTCGGCCAGCGTCGACGAGTCGGCGAGTTCGGGGCCGAACCGCTCGGGGTAGCCGCCGGGGAGGTAGACGGCGTCGGCGTCGGGCAGCGGGTCGCCGGCGACTGGGGAGAACTGCTCGACCGTCGCACCCGCTCGGAGCCGTTCGACAGTCGAGGGGTAGACGAAACAGAACGCGTCGTCGCGGGCGACGGCGACGACGGTATCGTCGTCCGTCGGCGTCGTGGTCTCGGCGTCGGCCGGCCGCTGTGCCGGCTCCATCGCCGCTAGCAGCCGATCAGTGCGGATGTGCTCGGCAGCGGCCGTCAGTGCCTTCCGGTCGACCGGGGACTCTGCACCCATCACAAGCCCGAGGTGTCGGTCGGGAATCTCCAGATCCGACTGTGGCGGAATCCGGCCGAAGTAGGTCAACTCCTCGGGAAGGGCGTCCCGGATACCCTCGGCGTGGCGACCGCCGTGGGCCTGCTGGGCGAGGACGCCGGCCACGTCGATGTCGGCGTCGACGCGGTCGGCGTACGCCCGGAACCCGAGTGCCGTCGCGGCGACGCTTTGCATGCCGGCGCTGGCGTCGACCACGAGGACCACGGGGAGGTCCAGACAGTCCGCGACCCGGGCCGTCGAGCAGACGCTCCCGTCGTACAACCCCATCATTCCCTCGACGACACAGACGTCGCCGTCGCCGCGCCAGTAGGTCCGGCGGGTGCCGTCCGGACCCGACAGCCACGGATCGAGGCTCCGCGAAGGCGTGTCGGTCACGGCGCGGTGGTGGCTCGGATCGATGAAGTCCGGACCGGCTTTCGCCGGCTGGACGTCCGTGCCAGCCGCTTCGAGAGCGACGAGCGTCGAAAGCGTCGCAACCGTCTTGCCGACGCCCGACTGCGTGCCGGCGAGGACGACGCCGTTCATCGGTCGAGCAACTCCCCGTAGCTGTCCGCGAACGCAGCACGGACCTCGGCCATCGGGACACCGGCCCGCTCGGCCAGCGCGAGCGCGCCGCCCATCCCGACACCTTCCTTGGCTTCACCGGCGACGAAGCGGTTCATCCCGACGTGGTCCCTCTGATCGAAGCCGGGGTCGGTCACCGTCAGGTCGAGGTCGAGACCCTCGGCACCGGCCCGGAGATCCGCTGTCGGATCGTCGGCGACGTAACTGGTCGTCGCCAGCGATAGCGGCCCCTCGTAGCCGCCGTGACGGACCAGCGCGGCGACGGCGAGTTGCTGACTCCCGCCCGCGAGCGTCACCGCGGTGTCGGTCTCGACGGCGCCAGCGGTGAGGCCCGATAGCGTCGCGAGCACCGGGTCCCCCATCCGACGGAGCGCCCGCTTTGGCTGTCCGGCAGCGTCGCCGGGGTCCAGTGAACTCGCCGCTAACCCCTCCTCGACGAGGTCCCGCTTCTGTTCGATGGGGTTCTCCGGGAGCGACGAGGAGACCATCACGTCTTCGCCCAGTGCCCGCAACACGCCCAGTGCGGTCGTGGTCCCACCCGGAACCGTCTCCGCGAGCCACAACTCGTCGTTGGGGAGCGCGTGGCCGAACTGTCTGGCCGCCTCGAAGGCACCGTAGGCCGTCGGCACCGTGTCCTGCTCGGTGATGTCCCGGCCGGGTTTCGCCCCGACCGACACCGTCGGTGCGGCCGTCGGCTCGCTCAGGCCGGCGTCGACGACGGTGACATCGAAACCGAGACAGTCCCGTACTGCCCGCGTAACCAAAGCCGGCGTCGGACAGCCATCGGGGCTGACCGGGACCGTTCCGGTTCTGACCGGCTGTCCGTACGTGAGGAGTTCCGCGTCGGCCGACGGCGTCGTCGACGCGAGGGACGGATCTGCGCCGGCGGCGCTGAGACCGGCCCGCTCGGCCGTCGCCGTCGTGCCCGCCGCCAGAACGAACCGTGTGTCGTGCATGGGAAAGACCACGCTCGCGGGCGGTGATTAACGCACCGGAACATGGCGTGTGATTTATACCCACAGCAACCGCGAGCCAGGGTATGGAAGAGTTCGACGAACTCGTCTCCTCGCTGACCCCTCGCGAGGACAACGAGGCGATCAAATCGTACCAGAACACCACCGCCGTCGCCTGTCCCTCCTGCGAGGAGCCCTTCGACGACATGGTCGTCTGCAAACAGGAGTTCACCTCGTTGAACCTGGACTTCGAGATGGACCTCTGTACGACGATCCACGACGACGCCGTCGTCCTGTTCACGCACAAGTGACCGGAGTGGCTGGATCGGTTCGCGATCCGACCGGCCGCGAGATGCGGAGAGACGAATCGTCTCGGTGACCCGCCTCGTGATCACGTCCTGTGGCACTCGGTTTAGCCCTCTGCAGAGCTGTCAATGTGGGAAAATATATCCCCGACAGCGACCTTAGCAGTGTATGAACGATGGCCCAGGGACTGGTGTCGGTCGTGCTGTCGAGTTCGTCGCACTCACCGAGCGCCGCCGTCTGCTGGTCGTTATCCGGGTCCCGGTCTTGTTCGTACTGCTGTTCGGATCCGTCGCGAACTACGGATCGTTCGTCGTCCTCCTCGCCGTGGGGTTAGCCGCGGTTCTGTACACCCGATCGACGGCCCGGGAGACGATAGCAGCCAGTGCCTACGGGGTCGGAGTGTTGCCGATCGGGCTATTTCTGCTCGAACTGTACTGGAACGGAGCACAAGGAAGCACGGAGCCGTTGATCGGCACAGCAACACGGTTCCTCTGGCGGGCAGTCGTTGGGACCGTGTTGATCGGACTCGGACTGTGGCTTCGGCGCGCCGATCTCTGAGCGCGCCACCACGAGCGCCTTCCCCCCGACCGGTGGCTCGTCTGTCGTGACGAGCGAGGGACGGACGAGTATCGCAGTCGTTGCCTGACAGCCACACGACCGCTCCGCGCGAGCCGGTTTCAGTCCGTCTCTGGGGTTCCATCCGCCCGTTCGAGGGTGCATATTTAATACCCCGTACCGCCAATGTCGGGTATGGCCGCATACGGCCGGCCGACCCTTCGAGACCTGTTCGATGAATCACCGACGCCCCACATCGCACACCCACCCCGAAGCCACCATCGGGACTTCTATCTCGCTACAGACGGTTCCTTCAGACCCCACAGTGGCGAGACAGCCGACCACGGTGGCGGGCTGGGCGTCGTCATCGAGACGTTCGACGGCCAGCGAGTGACACGGCTGTCGGTACCCGACACGGCCCCGGACAACAACGTCGCGGAGTACCGCGCGCTCCATCTGGGACTGGACGTTCTGGCGGCACGCGCACCCCGCGACGCCCGTGTCGGCCTCCTCATCGACCACGACCAGCTGGCGGGCAACGTCAACGCCGAAGTCCTCGCGACACACGGCTCCGTCTACGACCCGCCACACGCCGTCACTGTCCCCCGCAGGACGGGACTGCACTGGCGTGGCATCCAGGCTCGACTGAACGGCTTCACGGAGGTGAGAGCCGCCCGGATCTCGGGCGACCGGAATCCAGCCCATCCGTTGGCCAACGCACCGGACCAGTACGCACACGTCAACGGCGAACCCGACCGCTGTGTCCTCCCGCGGACGACCACCACCGACGACCGGGTACCCCCGCCGTCCCGATCCGAGCGCGGTGGCGCATCGGACTAACACCACGCCGGTCGCCGTTGCTCCACAGCGTTTCCCTCGATTCTACCCGCGTCCTCGATCACCGTTTACCGACGGCTTCTGTCTCCGATCGTAAGTGACGGGCTGAAAAGTGCCGAACAGTCGGTTCCGTTGCGTTCGTACGGCCCAGTATCAGGGTGAAAGTCACTCATAACTTATCAGCTACCTTTGTGACCACTCATGGTACGTTCGGAAAACTGCATACGAGTAACAATTAAGACGGAGCAGCCACGTATTGATAACGAGGTGGTGAGTGCGTATGAGTACCCGTAGTGGTAAAACTGGTCGACAACGCGAACAGCCAGGCGACCGAGTGGCCAATCCGGGACCGACCAGAGACGATCTGGTCCTCGCACTCATTCCAGTGGTCTTCTTGACGACCGTACTGTTGGCAGAACTGGTCGGTATCCCGCTGCGGACGGCACTGATCGGTGCCTCGCTCGTGGGTACTGTGGCCGTCGCCGATGCGCTCTTTCTGAACCCGCCCACACGCAGGGGCTGATCGGGACGGTGATCACCGCTGTCGCCGTCCGAACGCGACGCCAGGGGTAACTACGCCGCGCTGCGACGCTACTCCTGCTGTGCGTCGACGACCGCGACGCCGGCGAGGTTCACGATGTCTTTGACCTCGTCACCGCGCTGGAGGACGTGAACGGGTTTGTCCATCCCGACCAGCATCGGACCGATAGCTTCCGCGCCGCCCAGTCGCTGGAGGAGTTTGTAGCCGATGTTCCCCGCTTCGAGGTTCGGGAACACGAGGACGTTGGCCGGGCCATCGAGTTCGGCGAACTCGTAGGTGTCTTCGAGGATCTCCTCGACGACTGCGGTGTCGGCCTGCATCTCGCCGTCGACCGGGAAGTCGACCGTCTCGTCACTGCGGAGCCGTTCGACCGCGCGTCGGGGCTTTCGCGTCCCGGGGTTGTCGACGCTGCCGAAGTTGGAGTACGACAACATCGCCGCACGCGGTTCGACGTTGAACCGTCGGGCCAGATCCGCGGTGTGTTTGGTCACTTCCGAGAGGACGGCGGCGTCGGGGTCCTGATTGACCGTCGTATCGGCACAGAACACGACGCGGTTCTTGAACGTCAGCATGTAGACGCCAGCGGCGTAGTCGGCGTCGTCCGCGGTTCCGATGACCTGCAGCGGCGGCCGGAGCGCCGACGGGTAGTGGTGGGTCAGTCCGGTCAGCATCGCGTCCGCGTCGCCCATCTCGACCATTACGCTCCCCAGATAGTTGCTGTCCCGGATCAGGTCTTCCGCCTCCCGCCGGGTGATCCCCTTGCGCTGACGGAGTTCGTAGAGCCGGTCGGCGTAAGCGTCGACGTCGGCGCTCTCGGGGTCGACGACGACGGGGTCGAACTCTAGGCCGAACCGGCGGCGAGTGGCCTCGATCTCGTCGGCGTCGCCCAACAGGATCGGCTCGGCGATCCCCTGCTCGACGAGCTGGTAGGCCGCCCGGATCATCTTCTCGTCGTGGCCCTCGGCCAGCACCACCCGCTTGGGGTCGCTCTTTGCCTTGTTGAGGACGACCCGCATCATCTCTCTGGACTTGCCCAGCCGGGCTTCCAGTCGCTCGACGTAGGCGTCCAGATCGAGTTCCTTGCGCGCGGCACCGCTGTCCATGGCAGCGCGAGCGACGGCCGGGGTGATCTCGAAGAGGACGCGGGGATCGAGCGGTTTGGGGATGATGTAGTCCGGCCCGAACTGGAGCGGTTGGTCGCCGTAGGCCTTGACGACGGCGTCGGGGACGTCCTGACGGGCCAGATCGGCCAGTGCTTCGGCAGCAGCGACTTTCATCGCCTCGTTGATCTCGGTCGCCCGGACGTCCAGCGCGCCACGGAAGATGAACGGGAACCCGAGGACGTTGTTGACCT
Above is a window of Haloarcula halophila DNA encoding:
- the dacZ gene encoding diadenylate cyclase DacZ, producing the protein MNELQELLGDVVADVDAVFLFSPTAAFFERFADVTEVSVVVVASENTVGAEEFVGLPIEFIDLEGRVRFGIEGALELGVVEEGDEIVCIADIFGGTTNSVVRVQTDTFSPSGVYDLFTNSRAEPDVVRDVLEVAIELGKKGQKGKPVGALFVVGDAGKVMNKSRPLSYNPFEKSHVHVGDPIVNVMLKEFSRLDGAFIISDSGKIVSAYRYLEPSAEGVDIPKGLGARHMAGGAITRDTNATAIVLSESDGMVRAFKGGELVLEIDPEEY
- a CDS encoding cobyrinic acid a,c-diamide synthase — translated: MNGVVLAGTQSGVGKTVATLSTLVALEAAGTDVQPAKAGPDFIDPSHHRAVTDTPSRSLDPWLSGPDGTRRTYWRGDGDVCVVEGMMGLYDGSVCSTARVADCLDLPVVLVVDASAGMQSVAATALGFRAYADRVDADIDVAGVLAQQAHGGRHAEGIRDALPEELTYFGRIPPQSDLEIPDRHLGLVMGAESPVDRKALTAAAEHIRTDRLLAAMEPAQRPADAETTTPTDDDTVVAVARDDAFCFVYPSTVERLRAGATVEQFSPVAGDPLPDADAVYLPGGYPERFGPELADSSTLAELADRAAEGLPVYGECGGLMALSESLTTVEGDRYGMAGVLPAQVRMRERYQALDHVELSARRETVTAGNGERRRGHEFHYSEASVADDATFAFDVVRGEGIDGDHDGLTEYRTVGTYAHCHAESGAFDAFLSASFDSMRGR
- a CDS encoding nicotinate-nucleotide--dimethylbenzimidazole phosphoribosyltransferase: MHDTRFVLAAGTTATAERAGLSAAGADPSLASTTPSADAELLTYGQPVRTGTVPVSPDGCPTPALVTRAVRDCLGFDVTVVDAGLSEPTAAPTVSVGAKPGRDITEQDTVPTAYGAFEAARQFGHALPNDELWLAETVPGGTTTALGVLRALGEDVMVSSSLPENPIEQKRDLVEEGLAASSLDPGDAAGQPKRALRRMGDPVLATLSGLTAGAVETDTAVTLAGGSQQLAVAALVRHGGYEGPLSLATTSYVADDPTADLRAGAEGLDLDLTVTDPGFDQRDHVGMNRFVAGEAKEGVGMGGALALAERAGVPMAEVRAAFADSYGELLDR
- a CDS encoding DUF7385 family protein; its protein translation is MEEFDELVSSLTPREDNEAIKSYQNTTAVACPSCEEPFDDMVVCKQEFTSLNLDFEMDLCTTIHDDAVVLFTHK
- a CDS encoding ribonuclease H, with the protein product MAAYGRPTLRDLFDESPTPHIAHPPRSHHRDFYLATDGSFRPHSGETADHGGGLGVVIETFDGQRVTRLSVPDTAPDNNVAEYRALHLGLDVLAARAPRDARVGLLIDHDQLAGNVNAEVLATHGSVYDPPHAVTVPRRTGLHWRGIQARLNGFTEVRAARISGDRNPAHPLANAPDQYAHVNGEPDRCVLPRTTTTDDRVPPPSRSERGGASD
- a CDS encoding NADP-dependent malic enzyme, whose amino-acid sequence is MGLDEDALDYHSQDPPGKIEIATTKPTNTQRDLSLAYSPGVAAPCEEIAADREQAYTYTAKGNLVAVVSNGSAVLGLGDIGPEAGKPVMEGKGVLFKRFADIDVFDVELDTHDADTMVQTISTMGPTFGGINLEDIKAPECFEIERRLREQMDIPVFHDDQHGTAIISGAALLNAAEIAGKDLSDLDIVFSGAGASAIATARFYVSLGARKDNITMCDSSGIITTDRAETEELNEFKREFASDVSDGDLADAMAGADVFVGLSVGGIVDETMVQSMAADPIVFAMANPDPEIDYETAKQARDDTVIMATGRSDYPNQVNNVLGFPFIFRGALDVRATEINEAMKVAAAEALADLARQDVPDAVVKAYGDQPLQFGPDYIIPKPLDPRVLFEITPAVARAAMDSGAARKELDLDAYVERLEARLGKSREMMRVVLNKAKSDPKRVVLAEGHDEKMIRAAYQLVEQGIAEPILLGDADEIEATRRRFGLEFDPVVVDPESADVDAYADRLYELRQRKGITRREAEDLIRDSNYLGSVMVEMGDADAMLTGLTHHYPSALRPPLQVIGTADDADYAAGVYMLTFKNRVVFCADTTVNQDPDAAVLSEVTKHTADLARRFNVEPRAAMLSYSNFGSVDNPGTRKPRRAVERLRSDETVDFPVDGEMQADTAVVEEILEDTYEFAELDGPANVLVFPNLEAGNIGYKLLQRLGGAEAIGPMLVGMDKPVHVLQRGDEVKDIVNLAGVAVVDAQQE